taggtaaaaaattaggaaaaattgtaagaaagtATGGaggaaatttctttgaaaagaaCTTAAAacactaaaatttaaagaattaagaTGATTTTAAGCCTATTTTAGTCCTTTTATGGATAAAAAGATGTAAAAAGACTAAATTTTACAGgaaatgtcaattaaaaaataagtatttgcagtaaaattaagtcaaagtCAACAAATAACGGCTTGACAATCAAGTATTTACTGattaaatgtacaaaaaatcatatgtCTTTTATATATGTCTTTTCTTTATATATCACACGATGATAACAACATTGATTAGTTAATAAACAACATCAAATTCGCTCCAAACTTTACTGTAACAAGACGTATAGATGACATGGCAGccaataatttagaaaaatgtcGCAAAATTGTCGGTGCTGGAGTCAATTATtggtaaaaatctttaaaattctctTCAAATTACGTctcttaatcaaattttaattaattttttaggaacTTTGTTCAACAAACGGGCGGAAAAGCACCTGTCCAACCCGTAATTTTCCTCAAACCGACCTCATCTCTCGTTACTGCCACGAATGACCTTGCCAAGGACGTTGTATTGATCCCAAAAATCTTCCAAAATATCAACTTTGAAGCGGAATTGGGAATTGTCATTGGCAAATCTGGCAAGAACATCCCAAAAGAGAAGGCATTCGATCACATTTCCGGATATTGTCTCTCTTTGGACATGACGGGAATggaatttatcacaaaagcaCGCGAAAATTGCTTGCCATGGGCTCTTGGAAAGGCATTTGACACTGCAACACCCGTAAGTGCCGTGCTACCAAAAGATGCATTTAATCCGAATGACGTAAaagtttggagcaaaattaatGGTGTCACAAAACAAGAAGAATCCACGAAGGGGATGATATTTTCTATACCCGAATTGGTTGAATTTATCTCGTCGTACATGAGTTTGGAAGAAAACGACTTGATTTTGACGGGAACTCCCGCAGGTGCGGGAAAAGTTGAGGAAAATGACGTCATTGAGTGTGGTTTGGGCGACGTAGTTTCCATGAAATTTGTCGTAAAACgcgaaaattgattgaaaaataatcaaaaattttattattggagttgtttgttgctgtttgttgaacaaaaagtgaaaataaatatttgtatggACAAAGTTAGCATAAGCATTATTCGGAAAATCACAGAAAATCCTCTCATATTGTCTACGTTTCAAACGGGGAGATAGTCTACAACGAgattttttctctataaaaGCGCTTTTGTTTCAGAATCTGATCCCGATGGCTGCGAAACTTTCTTCTCGTTTTTGGTTTCTTTGCTTTCCTTGCGTTTTTCGACCTGATTCGAGCGTCTCGGATACGGAATGTTGCATAATTTTGACTCGAATGACGGATAATACTGACGATAACAGAGATAAGCAATCGCTAAGCCAATAAAAGAGCCAACCAAGACATCTGTGTAGTGATGATGATAGTCACAGGTTCGACTGATGGCAATGAGAACAGCAATCATCAACGGTGCAAGGCAGAAAGACAAGCGAGTTCCTGATCCACGACCATCTTCGTtgaatacttttaattttcccaTGAAATAAAATGCGATAAAGCCAAATGCGAGGAAAGcaactgttgaaaaaaaatagaaaattttatttttgtgacattttgaaGCGAAAAACGACTCACATGAAGCATGTCCCGATGGAAAACTCTTCCTTCCCTGCAAAACATCCCTCAAATTCGGGTTTGTGCAATTCATGGCGGCATTGTAGTCGTCATTTGGGAAGCATCTCCAATAGAAATCGGGTCTTGGGCGTCCTACCGTTATCTTCATGCAATCCGTAATGAAGCCATTTAAGCCGACAGCCAAGCTATATGCCAAATTGCCCGCCATAAAGTCCGCTTTGTCGCGTTTCACCAAATAAATCAGCGTCAAAAACACCATGGGGAACGGAATTATGAAGCCAAAAAGCCATTTTGCCGACACATAATCGCCGGATTTGGGATATTTGTATTGCCAGAGCTCCTCAGGTTGGATGACGCGTTGAAAGGGCGTCAAAAATTCCATTTGTCTGAAAATTCAACGTCATTCTTGCATAATTAGCGCATTGAGgagataagaaataaaaagagttactcacataaaaatgtacaacaaaaaaaatcttatgaaaaCTTCGGTCCATCGAACTTTACGGATTTCGGGAATGATTTCCAAAATTGcttgaatcattttttcttaattttattcgatatttttacAGGTATAACAGTATAACGAGTGCTTTTGAAGCACTTTTCGCTAAAAAATGCTTCCCGATATGAGGAAAAAGTAAACAATACTGCGAATGAAGAGTGACGTGTgactcgttgttgttgtaaaatgtacgtaaaatgtcaaaatcatGTGATGAGCCTCAAAATTTCCTAActactttttatttctttcttcaGACTTTCGATATTTCTCATGGTAGTTGCCAGTTCGACTTGAACATTCGCACATTCGACACTCAAATCAACTCCTTTGTTAAAATCGTTCTTTGCTTGACTAAAACTCGCAGGCATCAACACTCCAAACCATTTCGAGGGATCAATAAAGCCAGCTTCTTTGTCTATGGGATGTCGGTTTAAGCGAAATTCAGGACTTCCAATGTCATTTTTGGCTTCTTCCACAGTTGACAAAGCCTTGAACTCCTTACTGTCCTCCGTGGGAAGTTGCATGACAGAGATCGAGTTGCTTCCTTTGGTATAGCGCGTTTTGGCGAGATTTAATTCGCCCTCCTTGATGATTTTCTCGATTTGAATCTTCAATTGCACCTCCTGCTCGACGAGATCGAGCATATGAAGCGTCAATTTGTCCAAAAGGAGATTTTTGTCGGATTTGCTCAAGTGCTCCATTGTTTTGAAAAGTCACTGGATTAGCGTGAGacgaatttgctgaattaaaagaGGCGAATTAACAAGCGATTCACATCAACAAACGAGAAATCAGAGTGAAATTTGCagaataattgatttaaacgCAGAAATATACATAATCTCGATGTGAAAACAGGTTCAGATATCATCGCGAAATCAGGAATTATTAGAGTTAAGGTCTTAGAAGGgctaaaaaaatggtaaactACCTGAAATTCGGTTCCATTGTTCAGCTCGTAATTATCATTCAACAAATTCACGAAGGTACGTGGGATATTTCTTGCATTTTCGTgcaaatatgcaaattttgtgTCTTCTTTTATCGTTAAACAGGCGTTCATGCATATGGCTATTCGATTGAACTGGGTCTCAATACGCCGCTCGTGGTGAATAATTATCTCCGATTGACGGGAACTCTTATGCGAAATGGCAAAATTGCCGAAAAGGATGATGCGAGACGGATTCACATCTTCTTGGATGATCGAGAAGTGCAAgtaagttcattttttgatgactCATTCGCACAAATTGCAacgtaaaatttcattttaggcCTTTGATTCTGCTGAATCGCAGTTTTCTTTGAGTCTTGAAGCGGGTAAAGCTCCTTTGCGGATCGGAGCTCATAGTTTGCGGGTCGTATGGAAACAATTTACGATCGGAAGAATGTTTGAAATCACGCTGGCAGCCACAAATACGGTAGTTAATGTAACAGAACTCTTTACGGGAAGCATGGTTATTCAGCAGGAAGGACTTACGAGAGATACGAAATTTGTATCTGTCGAACAACCGGTGACGCACATGATAAATATCTCCGATACGGACATGGCTGTATTGAAAAACGCCTCTTACTACGAAGTTTATTGGTTTTTGAACTGTAAATATATCGGAATGACCAACACGTTGAGTCTAACGATGATGTATGAAGGCGATGATGAGAGTTTTGAGATGCAGGCGCTCATTGTTTCATCGCCAGATcctgtaagaaaattaaatttcataatttttcattattttaacagatttttgttaatttttagttacctGAGCCAACAActactacaacaacaactacgacgacgacaacgactacAACTACAACTACGACAACAACTCCTGTAAGttcaattttgatcaattttatgttcaatttttaaatttttcatcttttttagtCAACTACGACAACTTCTTCTACGACTACAACTACAACTCCGAAGCCGACAACTACGACGACGCCTGTAACTACTTCAACAACTcataaaatagcaaaaagAGACATTGAAGTAGATCCCAAAGCAGCGCTCGAGCAACAAACGGAGgtcaaaaatatcttaaacaTCACCGGAACTCACAAAATGCACGGATTAATCGTTTCTCAACTGCATGATGTTCAATTAGACGAGGATTTGCCTTATGTGTGCATGAATAAGAGCAATATAGCACCCGATCCGAAAAAAACTTATGGACTTTTTTCGCGAACAATTCTGCCAAGACGTAAGTTTCTtgcgaaaaaatcgaaaaattcaactaatttgcataaattttgcttttcagATCCAATTCACAACGTCACAATAACCGGTAACAATTGGATAAAGCACGGCGAAATgcttaatttgaatttcaagtgTGCCGGAAAACCGTCTCCCGGCTTCTTCGAATGCATCAACTTGTACGACGGCATTCACAATGTCACGGATAACGAAACGTGCAAAGGAGCGCCCTCAAAAACGGATCAATGTGATGTCTCGTTCCAGCATTATTACGGAGATCAGGAGAAACATACCGTCGTTGTGATCATTTGGAATGACGTTTCGCGTCAAGTTGCCAGAACTGTCGTTAATATCtacaaaggtaagaaaaaaaattatttttcaagaatttttgctcaaaaaaaattttttttagtaacatCACATTCCCCATTATCCGTCATCGTCGTTCCCATTTCCTTCGTCTTGCTTGCTGTGATTCTGGTCATCTTCGGTATCGCTTACTACATCCAAAACCGTAATCGTTACCTCGTGGAGGTAGCTGACTTCAATTTTGGCGACACACAATCGATTGATATGGAGTACAAGACATTCCGTCAAAGACTGTTGGAGAGCATGATCGATACTTTTAGTAATTTACGGCCCACACGACGTCACGACATCGATGAGTCAGGACATGATGATCCAGATTCGTCGCTGAGGTATGGCTCGATGACATAAAGGAAcccaaaaacacaaaaaaaaataacacgggGAGATTTTTggtccattttttttgttgggaaAGACTGTGATTTGATcgattctctaaaaaaaacaaaattattttgattttattacattaagaAACTGATTTTTCGTAAGACTTAGGgcaaaatttagtaatttcaCGATTATGAGATGAACAGGAAGCCAaaacaaacattaaattattattattatgtatttcATATAGAACCATATcaagaaaataatcaaaacacTAACATTCAATAGTCATtacatacaaatttttagattcaAAATGTATGTAGatatgaaaagtttaaaaaaattgttgaaaattttctcagatacaaactaaaaatatattgtatGATACAAGATACAtttactaaatattaaaatataagaaaaaaacactATTATAcgtaaaaactatcaaaaattaataaaaaatacttaaaaaaaattataaaaaatcaattttagctCTTTTAGAgtgaatggagacgccttgtattttatttgaactcGTCGTAGCTcaactttagaaaattttcgaacacaTCCCTGTCCAAACGTAAACAAATCATTCCCGCTTTTGATCAAGAGCTCGATTTTCTTTgtgtttttcacattttcaccgattaaatttgtcatcaaagcatttattttgtatcaacGGACcctaaaatcgataaatttgaTCTTGACACGATgccaaaagtaaaattaacgaAAGTTGTGAAAGTCAGTAGTGAGTCACCTGCACATTTAGcgtctaatttattattattaggtgagtttttcctattttttaattaaaaaatccatttcttGACTGTTGTTTTCTTTTAGAACCTACAAAAACGACTCAATGGCGCACAAAAGACCCTTCAGAAGACACTGCGGAAGTTATTTTACAACTTGAAGGTCCCTCGAAAATCACAAATATCAATTGTGGGAACTGTTATTCcgccaaaattgaaattcaggTTGGATCTTCAGCTGATAGCGATAAATTCGAGACTTTATTGCCGTCACAAGACTTTATGAACGAAACAGAAAGTCGAAATGGAACGAATTTCAGTAGAGTTAGAACTTTTTTAACATCAGATTTTGAtccaaaaacatcaaaaggcGAGACGTGGGATCTTGTGAAGGTGATTTGTCGTCAACCGTATACGAAAAGTGAGACTTTTGGTTTGGCTTTTATC
The sequence above is drawn from the Culicoides brevitarsis isolate CSIRO-B50_1 chromosome 1, AGI_CSIRO_Cbre_v1, whole genome shotgun sequence genome and encodes:
- the LOC134834933 gene encoding uncharacterized protein LOC134834933, whose translation is MVNYLKFGSIVQLVIIIQQIHEGVHAYGYSIELGLNTPLVVNNYLRLTGTLMRNGKIAEKDDARRIHIFLDDREVQAFDSAESQFSLSLEAGKAPLRIGAHSLRVVWKQFTIGRMFEITLAATNTVVNVTELFTGSMVIQQEGLTRDTKFVSVEQPVTHMINISDTDMAVLKNASYYEVYWFLNCKYIGMTNTLSLTMMYEGDDESFEMQALIVSSPDPLPEPTTTTTTTTTTTTTTTTTTTTTPSTTTTSSTTTTTTPKPTTTTTPVTTSTTHKIAKRDIEVDPKAALEQQTEVKNILNITGTHKMHGLIVSQLHDVQLDEDLPYVCMNKSNIAPDPKKTYGLFSRTILPRHPIHNVTITGNNWIKHGEMLNLNFKCAGKPSPGFFECINLYDGIHNVTDNETCKGAPSKTDQCDVSFQHYYGDQEKHTVVVIIWNDVSRQVARTVVNIYKVTSHSPLSVIVVPISFVLLAVILVIFGIAYYIQNRNRYLVEVADFNFGDTQSIDMEYKTFRQRLLESMIDTFSNLRPTRRHDIDESGHDDPDSSLRYGSMT
- the LOC134830789 gene encoding phospholipid phosphatase 5; translation: MIQAILEIIPEIRKVRWTEVFIRFFLLYIFIQMEFLTPFQRVIQPEELWQYKYPKSGDYVSAKWLFGFIIPFPMVFLTLIYLVKRDKADFMAGNLAYSLAVGLNGFITDCMKITVGRPRPDFYWRCFPNDDYNAAMNCTNPNLRDVLQGRKSFPSGHASFAFLAFGFIAFYFMGKLKVFNEDGRGSGTRLSFCLAPLMIAVLIAISRTCDYHHHYTDVLVGSFIGLAIAYLCYRQYYPSFESKLCNIPYPRRSNQVEKRKESKETKNEKKVSQPSGSDSETKALL
- the LOC134830800 gene encoding acylpyruvase FAHD1, mitochondrial, giving the protein MAANNLEKCRKIVGAGVNYWNFVQQTGGKAPVQPVIFLKPTSSLVTATNDLAKDVVLIPKIFQNINFEAELGIVIGKSGKNIPKEKAFDHISGYCLSLDMTGMEFITKARENCLPWALGKAFDTATPVSAVLPKDAFNPNDVKVWSKINGVTKQEESTKGMIFSIPELVEFISSYMSLEENDLILTGTPAGAGKVEENDVIECGLGDVVSMKFVVKREN
- the LOC134830811 gene encoding coiled-coil domain-containing protein 115 is translated as MEHLSKSDKNLLLDKLTLHMLDLVEQEVQLKIQIEKIIKEGELNLAKTRYTKGSNSISVMQLPTEDSKEFKALSTVEEAKNDIGSPEFRLNRHPIDKEAGFIDPSKWFGVLMPASFSQAKNDFNKGVDLSVECANVQVELATTMRNIESLKKEIKSS